From Tachyglossus aculeatus isolate mTacAcu1 chromosome X5, mTacAcu1.pri, whole genome shotgun sequence, a single genomic window includes:
- the SHISA3 gene encoding protein shisa-3 homolog isoform X1 has product MGRLLAPCCLVLGWLCWGPARAGGGAGRGPGPGPGSGPGPGPEPGPGEYCHGWRDGTGRVQGGFQCPEPFDRADATICCGSCALRYCCAAAAARLEQGACAADGQAGPPTPPAQPVYVPFLIVGSIFVAFVLLGSLVAVYCCSCLRPKPSGPRAGRGLGPGCRAEALPMMLAAAAAAGGGGGRRAASRRSSPATSSSSAAGSLRRLSLARPEPTGPPPPPPPPPYSSGAFEPGGGGAAVQLAQPAGFLLSAQYYAYQLPPEPPLPRKTCPDGSPP; this is encoded by the exons ATGGGGCGGCTGCTGGCGCcctgctgcctggtcctgggctgGCTGTGCTGGGGGCCAgcgcgggcggggggcggcgcgggccggggcccggggccggggccgggctcgGGGCCGGGACCGGGGCCGGAGCCGGGTCCGGGGGAGTACTGCCACGGCTGGCGGGACGGGACGGGCCGCGTCCAGGGCGGCTTCCAGTGCCCGGAGCCCTTCGACCGCGCCGACGCCACCATCTGCTGCGGGTCCTGCGCCCTGCGCTACTgctgcgccgccgccgccgcccgcctggAGCAGGGAGCCTGCGCCGCCGACGGCCAGGCCGGGCCCCCGACGCCGCCCGCCC agcCCGTGTACGTGCCGTTCCTGATCGTCGGCTCCATCTTCGTGGCCTTCGTCCTGCTGGGCTCGCTGGTGGCGGTCTACTGCTGCAGCTGCCTCCGGCCGAAGCCGTCGGGgccgcgggcggggcggggcctggggccggGCTGCCGGGCCGAGGCGCTGCCCATGATGCtggcggcggccgcggcggccgggggcggcggggggcggcgggcggcCTCCCGCCGCTCCAGCCCGGCCACCAGCTCCAGCTCGGCGGCGGGctccctccgccgcttgtcgctGGCCAGGCCCGAGCCCACCggaccccctccgcccccgcccccgccaccctACTCGTCCGGTGCCTTCGagcccggcggcggcggggccgccGTGCAGCTGGCCCAGCCCGCGGGCTTCCTCCTGTCGGCGCAGTACTACGCCTACCAGCTCCCGCCCGAGCCTCCGCTGCCCCGGAAGACCTGCCCCGACGGCAGTCCCCCCTAA
- the SHISA3 gene encoding protein shisa-3 homolog isoform X2 encodes MGRLLAPCCLVLGWLCWGPARAGGGPGPGEYCHGWRDGTGRVQGGFQCPEPFDRADATICCGSCALRYCCAAAAARLEQGACAADGQAGPPTPPAQPVYVPFLIVGSIFVAFVLLGSLVAVYCCSCLRPKPSGPRAGRGLGPGCRAEALPMMLAAAAAAGGGGGRRAASRRSSPATSSSSAAGSLRRLSLARPEPTGPPPPPPPPPYSSGAFEPGGGGAAVQLAQPAGFLLSAQYYAYQLPPEPPLPRKTCPDGSPP; translated from the exons ATGGGGCGGCTGCTGGCGCcctgctgcctggtcctgggctgGCTGTGCTGGGGGCCAgcgcgggcggggggcggc CCGGGTCCGGGGGAGTACTGCCACGGCTGGCGGGACGGGACGGGCCGCGTCCAGGGCGGCTTCCAGTGCCCGGAGCCCTTCGACCGCGCCGACGCCACCATCTGCTGCGGGTCCTGCGCCCTGCGCTACTgctgcgccgccgccgccgcccgcctggAGCAGGGAGCCTGCGCCGCCGACGGCCAGGCCGGGCCCCCGACGCCGCCCGCCC agcCCGTGTACGTGCCGTTCCTGATCGTCGGCTCCATCTTCGTGGCCTTCGTCCTGCTGGGCTCGCTGGTGGCGGTCTACTGCTGCAGCTGCCTCCGGCCGAAGCCGTCGGGgccgcgggcggggcggggcctggggccggGCTGCCGGGCCGAGGCGCTGCCCATGATGCtggcggcggccgcggcggccgggggcggcggggggcggcgggcggcCTCCCGCCGCTCCAGCCCGGCCACCAGCTCCAGCTCGGCGGCGGGctccctccgccgcttgtcgctGGCCAGGCCCGAGCCCACCggaccccctccgcccccgcccccgccaccctACTCGTCCGGTGCCTTCGagcccggcggcggcggggccgccGTGCAGCTGGCCCAGCCCGCGGGCTTCCTCCTGTCGGCGCAGTACTACGCCTACCAGCTCCCGCCCGAGCCTCCGCTGCCCCGGAAGACCTGCCCCGACGGCAGTCCCCCCTAA